The following are from one region of the Trichoderma breve strain T069 chromosome 5, whole genome shotgun sequence genome:
- a CDS encoding uncharacterized alpha/beta hydrolase domain (DUF2235) domain-containing protein, translated as MASGSMLDPSSAEHPKGRSSSDYIAAAIMERPASPTPQNRTPRKLILCFDGTGNKFHGDDSDSNILKIFRMLDRTADDQYHYYQPGIGTYVVSSSLTHTGLKGRIRSWYQKAKDSAVGSSFDQHVVGGYRFLMRFYNPGDEIYMFGFSRGSYIARFLAEMLDYIGLLSHGNEEMVSFAWKAFANWQSRRGGDKDEKLAEEDEKKKHEMYHFMKGFRETFSRPVGRIRFLGLFDTVNSVPRFETAWMQRSKFPYTARSSARVIRHAVSIDERRAKFRQDLMYQQHNNKRRHNTHGHWKKDLGHMLGHDQDNEYSGEVDGGERMHNQGRGRRPSQQTTAADGRPSSANPQASKYMPYRARSRSAARPERRLGDQDIDEVWFAGGHGDVGGGWQTDVEGSKNASHVPLIWMVREAIRAGLKFDLEKVQELDCFDLYNEYGSAGVKNGRSGQERGPDILVNRDGEEGAEPFAPSSPDTMGDDDDQDFKKTFLEMMHKAHIAKIHDSLVYGGGLSTMAVTAWNMMEWMPFRRMDLQSDGTWKPINWPLPRGEVRDVPNNVRVHGSVIRRMQMDESYRPGNLIVGGGGRGMRHAPEEYGIGEWVCVQEEGDPIGEIWVRKGDPVKLEVNKKKKKKKSKKEKEKEKEKEKNERQN; from the exons atggcttctggGAGCATGCTAGATCCAAGTTCCGCCGAGCACCCAAAGGGTCGTTCGAGCTCAGACTACATCGcggcagccatcatggaaCGTCCAGCAAGTCCGACGCCACAGAATAGAACCCCGAGGAAGCTGATTCTTTGTTTCGACGGCACGGGTAACAAATTCCACGGCGATGATAGCGACAGCAACATTCTGAAGATCTTCCGGATGCTTGATCGCACTGCAGATGATCAGTATCACTACTACCAGC CCGGTATTGGCACGTACGTTGTGTCCTCTTCACTTACACACACTGGTCTGAAAGGGCGCATTCGGTCATGGTATCAGAAAGCCAAAGACTCGGCAGTTGGCTCGTCCTTTGACCAACATGTCGTTGGGGGTTATCGTTTCCTCATGCGCTTTTACAATCCTGGAGATGAAATTTACATGTTTGGCTTCAGTCGCGGCTCGTACATTGCCCGCTTTTTGGCTGAGATGCTCGACTACATCGGTCTCTTGTCTCACGGTAACGAAGAAATGGTTTCATTCGCCTGGAAGGCATTCGCCAACTGGCAGAGTCGCCGCGGTGGTGACAAAGATGAGAAGCttgccgaagaagatgagaagaagaagcatgAAATGTACCACTTCATGAAAGGCTTCCGTGAGACTTTTTCGCGACCGGTGGGCAGAATTCGGTTCCTAGGCCTGTTCGATACAGTCAACTCTGTGCCTCGGTTTGAGACTGCGTGGATGCAGCGAAGCAAGTTTCCATACACGGCGCGTAGTAGTGCCAGAGTCATCCGGCATGCAGTTAGCATCGATGAGCGACGAGCCAAGTTTCGACAGGACTTGATGTATCAGCAACACAACAACAAGCGTCGCCACAATACGCACGGCCACTGGAAGAAGGACTTGGGGCACATGCTCGGCCATGACCAAGATAATGAATACAGTGGAGAAGTAGACGGTGGAGAAAGAATGCATAACCAAGGCCGAGGCAGACGGCCTAGCCAACAGACGACAGCAGCGGACGGACGGCCGTCATCGGCAAACCCACAAGCCAGCAAGTATATGCCATATAGAGCCAGGTCAAGATCTGCTGCCCGCCCAGAACGCCGCCT CGGCGACCAAGATATTGACGAAGTATGGTTTGCCGGTGGTCATGGCGACGTGGGGGGTGGATGGCAAACAGATGTCGAGGGCAGCAAGAATGCAAGCCATGTACCTTTGATATGGATGGTTCGTGAAGCCATCCGTGCTGGCTTGAAATTCGATCTAGAGAAGGTCCAGGAGCTGGATTGCTTTGACTTGTACAACGAGTATGGCAGCGCCGGCGTCAAGAACGGCCGAAGTGGTCAAGAGAGAGGACCCGACATTCTTGTTAATcgagatggcgaagaggggGCAGAGCCCTTTGCACCTTCAAGCCCGGACACTAtgggcgatgacgacgaccAAGATTTCAAGAAGACGTTCCTCGAGATGATGCACAAGGCACATATCGCGAAAATCCACGACTCACTCGTCTATGGCGGCGGCCTTTCCACAATGGCTGTCACCGCCTGGAACATGATGGAGTGGATGCCATTCCGCCGAATGGATCTTCAATCCGACGGGACTTGGAAGCCCATCAACTGGCCACTGCCGCGCGGAGAAGTGCGAGACGTTCCGAACAACGTCCGCGTCCACGGCAGTGTCATCCGCCGCATGCAGATGGATGAGAGCTACCGTCCAGGAAATCTGATTGTGGGCGGAGGCGGCCGAGGAATGCGCCATGCACCTGAAGAGTACGGCATTGGTGAATGGGTTTGTGTgcaagaagagggcgatCCcattggagagatttgggTGCGAAAAGGCGACCCTGTGAAGCTGGAGGttaacaagaagaagaagaagaagaagtcaaagaaggagaaggagaaggagaaagaaaaggaaaagaatgAAAGGCAGAATTAG
- a CDS encoding mannitol dehydrogenase rossmann domain-containing protein → MAVMGKKAVHFGAGNIGRGFVACFLHNSGYEVVFADVNGDLIDKINATPSYRVIEVGSEGTSENTITNYRAINSRTHEEDLIEEIRTADVVTCSVGPNILKFIAPVIAKGIDRRADENPLHVIACENAIGATDTLAGFIKDARNTDPERLESHHMRARYANSAIDRIVPAQDPNAGLDVTLEKFFEWVVDKTPFEDVGIPSIEGINWVDNLAPFIERKLYTVNTGHATAAYHGYNRRKRTVFDALQDKQIMAEVRGALTETKNLLVAKHNIDEEAQLAYMNKIIKRIGNPHLEDAVERVGRAPLRKLSRKERFVGPAAEAAENNMPIKYLLDAIEMTFRFQDVEGDDESKELSTIMSENTPEDVVAKVCGIQATEKIYPQLVDIVKRVQADSEE, encoded by the exons ATGGCTGTCATGGGCAAAAAGGCAGTTCACTTTGGTGCCGGCAACATTG GCCGAGGCTTTGTTGCTTGCTTCCTCCACAACTCCGGCTACGAAGTCGTCTTCGCCGATGTCAACGGCGACCTGATTGACAAGATCAACGCCACTCCCTCCTACAGAGTCATTGAAGTCGGCTCCGAGGGCACCTCAGAAAACACAATCACAAACTACCGCGCCATCAACTCCCGCACCCACGAGGAGGACCTGATCGAGGAGATCCGCACCGCCGACGTCGTCACCTGCTCCGTCGGCCCCAACATCCTCAAGTTCATCGCCCCCGTCATCGCAAAGGGCATCGACCGCCGCGCAGACGAAAACCCCCTGCACGTCATTGCCTGCGAGAACGCCATTGGAGCGACGGACACTCTCgccggcttcatcaaggacGCCCGAAACACCGACCCGGAGCGTCTCGAGTCTCACCACATGCGTGCTCGCTATGCCAACTCCGCCATTGACCGCATCGTGCCCGCCCAGGACCCCAACGCCGGCCTCGACGTGACGCTGGAGAAGTTCTTCGAGTGGGTTGTCGACAAGACTCCCTTTGAGGACGTTGGCATCCCCTCCATCGAGGGCATCAACTGGGTCGACAACCTGGCACCCTTCATCGAGCGCAAGCTGTACACCGTCAACACCGGCCACGCCACCGCCGCCTACCACGGCTACAACCGCAGGAAGCGCACCGTCTTCGACGCCCTCCAGGACAAGCAGATCATGGCCGAGGTCCGCGGCGCCCTGACCGAGACCAAGAACCTGCTCGTCGCCAAGCACAACATCGACGAGGAGGCCCAGCTGGCCTACATGAACAAGATCATCAAGCGCATCGGCAACCCTCACCTGGAAGACGCCGTCGAGCGAGTCGGCCGCGCTCCCCTGCGCAAGCTGTCGCGCAAGGAGCGCTTCGTCGGCCCTGCtgccgaggctgccgagaACAACATGCCCATCAAGTACCTCCTCGACGCTATCGAGATGACGTTCCGCTTCCAGGACGtcgagggcgacgacgagTCCAAGGAGCTGTCCACCATCATGTCTGAGAACACGCCCGAGGACGTCGTTGCCAAGGTCTGCGGCATCCAGGCCACCGAGAAGATTTATCCTCAGCTGGTCGACATTGTCAAGCGTGTCCAGGCTGACAGCGAGGAGTAA
- a CDS encoding PWI domain-containing protein, whose translation MAYNHYGAPHNPYGAPPGYGYPGAAPGMAAPPGLGPPPGMSPAPGMAPPPGIQQANVPQANRPSGLPAFQAPTNMPNINFNAPVIRLGTGASAGGGRSDDRPAQSGGRAGLGMERGSEQGRNAARETMQTLLPPTSEEKLRTIFLHQIPEGLGGDEGTKKLLGAVGKLKRWDPSDSVSEERKGTKFGFALFEDIDSVATAVKLLTEEEVQIPIKKQPSSSDPPADDSFDDVEKTKLQVVVDPTSLSYLETYKENKGDDASLEQRIEQARAALKSVLRELFYPPVVETTDVNGDVAMGNTDTEENVEVVNIPLAQEDELADIPPEMREVVAGEIAAFRERSNQRDMERLQREEELEENERRRNGAARSRLASPPRNSNNVPLGPRGVSVPNAPSGPKGQNGPNRGVAFVNGGVNNADGSTRREDEDTDASDDELWRRREAERKAEEDKMYAEAERKWVNRERSRQAALEREREREKHDIESLERRKQEQLEREKTWDDEREATRKTHNYYRDHGGWARKRQSDRAEEEARDEADRQAEKVERNREQARLEQARGMADSFLDQQAREMEQREAAAAAAAPQPFKLSLGAAAQRAQASRAAPQRRTIAEVEGLLDDEEVESTKRQLIPIQLDASSGAAGMTEEEISQAVRALAQEIPSEKDGLWAWEVKWDFMDDTVVRDKLRPFVEKKIVEYLGVQEEMLVEAVEEHLRKHGTAGTLVEELEGALDDEAEDLVKKLWRMLIFFTECEKRGLPA comes from the exons ATGGCCTACAACCATTACGGAG CACCGCACAATCCTTATGGCGCGCCTCCTGGCTATGGCTATCCGGGCGCGGCGCCAGGTATGGCCGCTCCTCCTGGGCTAG gACCTCCTCCAGGCATGTCTCCCGCTCCGGGAATGGCCCCCCCGCCGGGCATTCAGCAAGCCAACGTGCCTCAAGCTAATCGTCCAAGTGGTCTGCCTGCTTTCCAAGCCCCGACCAACATGCCGAACATCAACTTCAATGCCCCCGTGATTCGACTGGGCACAGGAGCCTCAGCCGGTGGCGGCAGATCCGACGACCGACCAGCACAATcgggaggaagagctgggctTGGTATGGAGAGGGGATCAGAGCAAGGGCGAAATGCGGCCAGGGAGACGATGCAGACGCTTCTTCCACCGACGagcgaggagaagctgcgGACCATCTTTCTACACCAGATTCCGGAGGGACTGGGTGGCGACGAGGGCACAAAGAAGCTTCTTGGGGCCGTTGGCAAGCTGAAGCGCTGGGATCCGTCCGATAGCGTGTCAGAGGAGCGAAAGGGAACCAAATTTGGCTTCGCTCTGTTCGAGGACATTGATTCCGTAGCAACTGCCGTCAAGCTCCTgactgaagaagaggtgcAAATCCCCatcaagaagcagcccagCTCGAGCGACCCGCCGGCCGACGACAGCTTTGACGATGTGGAAAAGACCAAGCTGCAAGTGGTTGTTGATCCCACCTCGCTGAGCTACCTGGAGACAtacaaggagaacaagggaGACGATGCGTCCCTGGAGCAGAGAATAGAGCAAGCTCGCGCAGCCCTCAAGTCAGTTCTTCGAGAGCTATTCTACCCCCCTGTTGTCGAGACTACCGACGTTAATGGCGATGTTGCCATGGGGAATACGGATACCGAGGAGAACGTTGAGGTGGTCAACATTCCCCTGGCGCAAGAAGATGAGTTGGCAGATATCCCGCCTGAGATGCGAGAGGTCGTTGCAGGAGAGATTGCCGCCTTCCGCGAGCGTAGCAACCAACGGGATATGGAGCGTCTCCAGcgagaagaggagctggaagaaaACGAACGACGCCGCAATGGTGCAGCCCGGTCAAGGCTGGCCTCACCGCCGAGGAACTCGAACAATGTGCCGCTGGGACCTCGTGGAGTCTCAGTACCAAACGCCCCATCCGGACCCAAGGGCCAAAATGGACCGAACCGCGGAGTGGCCTTTGTTAACGGAGGAGTGAACAACGCAGATGGGTCTACGAGacgtgaagatgaggacaCCGATGCGAGCGATGACGAGCTCTGGAGGAGACGTGAGGCTGAGCGcaaggctgaagaagacaagatgTATGCGGAAGCAGAGAGGAAATGGGTCAACCGAGAGCGATCACGGCAGGCGGCGTTGGAGCGagaacgagagagagagaagcacGACATAGAGTCTCTCGAACGAAGGAaacaagagcagctggagagagaaaagacgtGGGACGATGAGCGAGAGGCTACCCGCAAAACGCACAACTACTACCGAGATCACGGCGGCTGGGCGAGAAAACGACAATCTGATcgggctgaggaggaggcaagaGATGAAGCCGACCGACAGGCCGAAAAGGTGGAGCGGAATCGCGAGCAGGCCAGGCTGGAACAGGCGCGTGGCATGGCGGATTCTTTCTTGGACCAGCAGGCTCGGGAGATGGAGCAGCGCgaagctgccgccgccgccgctgcacCACAGCCATTCAAGCTGTCACTCGGCGCGGCGGCACAGCGAGCTCAAGCCTCACGAGCAGCTCCCCAAAGACGCACCATCGCCGAGGTGGAGGGTCTCctggacgacgaggaagtCGAGTCCACGAAGCGCCAGCTCATCCCCATCCAGCTGGACGCCTCCTCCGGCGCGGCGGGCATGACGGAGGAAGAAATCTCGCAGGCGGTGCGCGCGCTGGCGCAGGAGATTCCGTCGGAGAAGGATGGGCTCTGGGCGTGGGAGGTGAAATGGGACTTTATGGACGACACGGTGGTGCGGGACAAGCTGCGGCCGtttgtggagaagaagattgttgAGTATCTCGGCGTGcaggaggagatgctggtcGAGGCCGTGGAGGAGCATCTGCGGAAACATGGCACAGCGGGTAccttggtggaggagctcgagggg GCCCTGGACGACGAAGCAGAGGACCTGGTCAAGAAGCTCTGGCGTatgctcatcttcttcaccgaGTGCGAGAAGCGAGGCTTGCCGGCGTAA
- a CDS encoding enoyl-CoA hydratase/isomerase domain-containing protein — MAISMMSSPPAVEDVIITAPRPHILLITINRPKQLNCIRHDMHYQLDRLWKWYDAEPALRCAVITGMGRAFCAGADLKEWNERNANPDEPSKKAPEAGFGGLSNRQGKKPIIAAVNGLCLGGGMEMILNVDMVIASVDARFALPEVARGVVPIQGALPRLIRSVGMQRASEMALLGRIYKADEMLRWGLVNHVIARGSDVVGEALQWAIELANNSPDSIIVARQGLLSGWEAENPKDATDRILTEIYTKMDGGANMTEGVRAFVEKRKPIWKDSKL; from the coding sequence ATGGCCATCTCCATGATGAGCTCGCCGCCCGCGGTCGAGGACGTCATCATCACGGCGCCTCGGCCACACATCctgctcatcaccatcaaccgCCCCAAGCAGCTCAACTGCATCCGCCACGACATGCACTACCAGCTCGACCGCCTGTGGAAGTGGTACGACGCCGAGCCGGCCCTGCGGTGCGCCGTCATCACCGGCATGGGGCGGGCCTTTTGCGCGGGCGCCGACCTCAAGGAGTGGAACGAGCGCAACGCAAACCCCGACGAGCCGTCCAAGAAGGCTCCCGAGGCCGGCTTTGGCGGGCTCAGCAACCGCCAGGGCAAGAagcccatcatcgccgccgtcaacggcCTGTGCCTGGGCGGCGGCATGGAGATGATTCTCAACGTCGACATGGTCATCGCGTCTGTCGATGCGCGCTTCGCCCTGCCCGAGGTGGCCCGAGGCGTCGTGCCCATCCAGGGGGCGCTGCCTCGCCTCATCCGCTCTGTCGGTATGCAGCGCGCTTCCGAGATGGCCCTGCTCGGCAGGATCTACAAGGCCGACGAGATGCTTCGCTGGGGGCTAGTCAACCACGTCATTGCCCGAGGAAGCGATGTCGTCGGCGAGGCCCTTCAATGGGCCAttgagctggccaacaacTCGCCAGACTCCATCATCGTGGCCCGTCAAGGCCTACTCAGCGGCTGGGAGGCGGAGAACCCCAAGGATGCCACCGACCGCATTCTGACGGAGATCTACACCAAGATGGACGGCGGAGCCAACATGACGGAAGGTGTGCGGGCCTttgttgagaagagaaagcccATTTGGAAGGATAGCAAGCTGTGA
- a CDS encoding ribosomal protein s21 domain-containing protein: MMLSRIAAPAQARAFSTSLAVRFNASRSLYDDRRNPLVGNFVPPAPAPKPIIPPKAQSKPASTDFVPPPPPPPAESESPSSSAEQPAAEKSTSSSSFPYTAADSSAPFNFDIAEIVAARSAAYGQSLNVGDPLLRPKIRTEAVTGRTVFIKDRLSPTSAPTPAVAIRVLERMCRDQKVRNKYHSQKFHERKGLKKKRLRSQRWRARFKTGFKAAVNKVLELKKQGW; the protein is encoded by the coding sequence ATGATGCTGTCCAGAATCGCCGCCCCAGCGCAAGCCCGCGCCTTTTCCACATCACTGGCCGTCCGATTCAATGCGTCCAGATCACTCTATGATGATAGAAGAAACCCTCTAGTCGGCAACTTCGTCCCTCCTGCACCGGCACCCAAGCCCATCATCCCCCCAAAAGCTCAATCTAAACCCGCCTCAACCGATTTCgtcccccctccccctcctcctcccgccgAGTCAGAATCACCATCATCCTCAGCTGAGCAGCCAGCCGCTGAAAaatcaacctcttcttcttcattcccCTACACGGCAGCCGACTCCTCCGCCCCCTTCAACTTCGACATTGCCGAAATCGTCGCCGCCCGATCCGCCGCCTACGGCCAGTCCCTCAACGTCGGCGACCCTCTCCTCCGGCCCAAGATCCGCACCGAAGCCGTGACGGGGCgcaccgtcttcatcaaggacCGCCTGTCGCCTACTTCGGCACCTACCCCCGCCGTGGCCATCCGCGTGCTGGAGAGGATGTGCAGGGACCAAAAGGTGCGGAACAAGTACCACTCGCAAAAGTTTCACGAGAGGAAgggtttgaagaagaagaggttgaggagtCAGCGGTGGAGGGCGAGGTTTAAGACGGGATTCAAGGCTGCTGTCAACAAGGTtttggagttgaagaagcagGGCTGGTAA